The Anabaena sp. PCC 7108 region TTGCGCGAATGCAGGTGCAGCATTACCAATAAGTAAGACAGCAGCGGCTTTAGTTTGAATTGTTGCTAACCAACCTGTATCATCTCCGGGTTTAGCTTCACCACCTGCAATGAGTATGGCTGGACTTTTCACAGATGCTAAACCGACTTCAGCCGCATCATAGTTAGTGGCTTTGCTATCATTAATAAAGTCAATTCCTTCCCAGGTGCAGATATGTTCTAAACGATGGGGAACACCGGGAAATTCTCGAATTGCATGAGATATTGCTTCAATATCAATATTTGCTAATCTGGCGGCTGCTACTGACATGAGGAGATTTTGTTGGTTATGTTCTCCTACCATTCGCAAAGCAGATACTTCTACAATTTGTTTGGGTGCTGATGTGGAGTTTAACTTTTCTATTACCCAACCATCTTCAATATAAAAGCCTTTTTCACCAATGAGGAAATTTTTACCTTTGACAGTTGTCCAATAAGCATCTTGCCATTGTTGATTTAAACCTATTTTACTCAAATAGGCATCATCTCCATTGAATATTTTTAGTTGAGAATTATTTAATAGCTTGGCTTTGATATTGTAGTAATTTTCTAAAGTTTTGTGACGCGCAAGATGATCTGGTGTGAAAGTTGTCCAAATTCCAATGCGGGGAGACAGGGTGACGGAAGATTCGATTTGATAACTGCTAAGTTCACCAATTATCCAATCTAGGCGATTTTGGATTTTAGATTTTGGATTTTGGATTGTGTTTTCTTCGTCGCCTTCAATTCCCATCTGGGTTAAAGCGACTTCACAAGCAGCATAGCCGATGTTACCACAGGCTGGGGCGTTGAATCCTGCGGCTTGAAAAATGGCAGCAGTTAGGGCTGTGGTGGTGGTTTTACCGTTTGTACCGGTAATTCCTACCCAGGGAATATTTTGTAAATGTCGCCAAGCGAGTTCCATTTCGCCAATAGTTTCAATTCCTAGCGATCGCGCTTTGGCTAAGATAGGAATATCCCAAGGTACTCCAGGGCTGACAACTATTAATTCGGGTAAGTGATTAGTGTCGAGGTTTGGGGAATGTCCTAAGTTGACGGTAATTTTTTCAGCTGCTAGTTCTTGTTGTTGTTTAAGAAGGGTTGGGGAGGTGTTCGTATCGCTGATTTCTACCTCCCAGCCTTCCTGTTTCAACAATCTTGCCGCAGCAACCCCGGACTTTCCCAATCCAATAATGCAAGCTTCTGGCATAGACTGACTGTGTAGCATCCCTGGTTAAGCTACTTTATGTTAACCCGAATTGGTAAAAATTACACCAGTTTTTGTTGCTTTATGCTACAGATTTTTCACAATCGCCCCAAAATCAGCTAAAACACGAGCATGATTTCGCAATAATCCCAGCAAATTTAACCGATTTCGCTTGATGTTTGAATCTGAGTCCATGACTAAAACGCTATCTTCACCATCAAAGAAGGTACTGACGGTGGGCGCGATTTTTTCCAGTGCGGCTATTAACAGTTGATAATTGCGGGTTTTTTGGGCTGCTTGAGTTTGTGGAACTAATTCTACTAGGGCGTTATAGAATGCAGATTCAGAAGACTTTTGGAAGAGTTCTGGTTTCACAAGGGATTGTGGTTCTAGCTGTTGAAAGTCTAAATCACCTTGTGCTGCGAGACGGGTAGAACGGTTAACGGTTTCGTAGATTTTATCTAATGTACCGTCTTTGCGGATTTGTTGTAAATAGAGAGAGCGATCGCGTACATCTAATAAATCCTGTAAAGCACGTTCTGTGTATTCTGGGTCATTTTCTCCCAATACCGCATTTACCAAGTCATAATCAATCTGTCTTTCTTCTTGTAATAAGGTGCGGATACGTTGCAGGAAAAATTCTTGCAAGTTGGAAATTAAGGATTTTGCATCTTTGTTAAAAGTGGTAGCAAAATTTGTGGCTATTTGCTCAATTAGAACCACTAAATTAATTTGCAAATTTGCAAACCAAGTAATTTTAACTATCGAATTAGCCGCACGACGTAAAGCAAAAGGATCAGATGAACCGGTGGGAATTAAACCTAAACCAAAGATACTCACTAAAGTATCTAATTTATCGGCTAGACTGACAACTTGGCCTGTAATAGTTGCGGGTAAAATATCACCTGCACCTGTAGGTAAATAATGCTCAAAAATCGCTTTTGCGACTTCGCTATTTTCCCCACTAGCTAAGGCGTATTTTTCTCCCATAATTCCTTGTAATTCGGGGAATTCATACACCATTTGCGTGACTAAATCTGCTTTACATAATAATGCGGCTTTGTGAATATTCTCGCTTGTTGGTGCATCTAATTGTAATTGGTTGCTGATTTGTCCAGCAATATTCACTATTCTATCTACCTTCGCACGGACAGAACCTAACTCTTCTTGGAAAGTGACTTTTTCTAATTGGGGTAAATAGCTTTCTAACGGTTTAGCTAAATCAGCTTCATAGAAAAATCTGCCATCTGCTAAACGCGCCCGAATTACTCTTTCATTTCCGACAGCAATGATATCTGATTTTGCTGGATCACCGTTAGAAATTGTGATAAAATTTGGCAACAATTCATTATTATCGTCATTTTTGAAGATGGGAAAATAACGTTGGTGCGTAACCATGACTTCTGTAATTACTTCAGTTGGTAATTGCAAAAATTCTGGTTCAAATTTACCGATAACTGCGGAAGGATATTCAACAAGATTGATGATTTCTGCTAATAAATCTGGGTAAAGAACTGTATGTCCACCTGCTGTTTGGGCTGCGGCTTGGACTTTTTCGGTGATGACTTTTTCTCGTTCTTCAGGAATGACAGTCACAAAAGCCGAACGGAGAGTATTTACATATTCTGTTGCGTGGGAAATGCTGACAGGTTCGGGATGTAAAACGCGATGTGCTTGAGAAATGCTATCGCTCTTCACAGTCTTTTCGCCATTCTTTAATTCTAACGGCAAAACATCCCCATCTAACAAAGCTACCAACCAACGAATGGGGCGAGAAAATCTTTCATCTCCGCTTCCCCAACGCATTAACCGCTTTCCTTCCAAATTCCAAACCCACTGGGGAACCAATTCTGTTAAAATTTCCGCAACTGGACGGCCAACTGTCTTTTTCTGAACAAAGACAAAATCCCCTTTTTCCGTGGGACGAATTTCTAAAGCTGTGATTTCCACACCTTGTTTTTTAGCAAAACCTATTGCTGCTGGTGTGGGTTTACCATCTTTAAAAGCTGCTTGTGCGGGTGGTCCCTTAATTTCTTCTTCCTTGTCTGGTTGTTGAGACGGTAAACCGGTGATTAAAACCGCTAACCTTCGAGGAGTTCCATAAACCTCAACCGCTTCTGGAGTCAGACTATTTGCTTCCAGACTTTGGGGAATGCGCGATCGCCATTGTATGATGGCATTACGCAGAAAACTTGCAGGTAGTTCTTCTGTACCAACTTCTAATAAAAATGCAGGCATAAGTCACTTAATTTCGTCAGTCAATTCCACCAGTTTACCTTGTCATTAGGCTGAAGTATGGAATGTAAGAATCAAGATTTTTAGCTAAAGATGCTGGGAACTTTACTTTTAAACGCAGAGGTTCGCTGAGGTAAACGCAAAGGTACGCAGAGTCTTTGTTCAAGTTTTCGCTCTCTGATTTATGCAATACTGTAAAGTTCAGATATTAGCCGTTTTTAGGATAAATTTTACATCTTTCTATCTATCAAATCCTGATTCAGACATTATCTTTTTAATAACCTTAAACCACTTAAAGTCACTAATACCGTTGAACCTTCATGGCCGATAACGCCCATAGGGAGGTTAATATTCCCGAAAAAGTTACCAATTAAGAGTAAAACAATAAAACCCAAAGCTACAGTGATATTTTGTTTGATTATAGATTGCGATCGCTTACCCAATTTCATCGCCACCGCAATCTTTTCTAAATTATCCGCCATCAATACTATATCTGCGGTTTCCAAGGCCACATCACTACCAGCTACACCCATTGCAATACCGACAGAAGCTTGGGCTAAAGCAGGTGCATCATTTATACCATCCCCTACCATAGCCACAGTCTGATAATGTTTCTGGAGACTACGAATTACATCTAGTTTATCTTCTGGCAAAAGCTCTGCATACACTCGATCAATTCCCACCAACTTAGCCACAGTTTGGGCGGTTCTGTGATTATCCCCAGTTAACATGACAATTTCTTCAATTCCCAACTTCCGCAATTGGTGAATAGTTGCAGTTGCTTCTTCTCGAACTTCATCTGCGATCGCAATTATACCCAAACAATTGGTAATTCCTGATTGAGAATTTTCCTGGGCTACCCAAACCACAGTTTTACCCTCATCTTCCCAACCTTGCGCCGTTTGTTGCAAAGCTGCGGGTAAATTAGTCACATACTTATGAATAAAAGCCCTATTCCCGACAATGATCTTTTGTTCATCTACAATACCAATAATACCCTGTCCTGGTATAGCTTGTGCTTCAATTGCCCGTTGGCATTTTAACTCAGCCGCAGCTTGAATAATTGCCTTAGCAATGGGATGTTCAGAAGCCGATTCTACAGATGCTGCTGCTGTTAATACATCGTTGTGAGTAAATTCCTCAGATGCGATTACCTGAGAGACTTTTACCAGTCCTGTAGTTAGAGTACCAGTTTTATCAAATGCGATCGCTCTAACTTTCCCAATCATCTCCAATTGAGAGCCATTTTTAAACAAAATTCCCCTTCTTGCACCATTAGCAATTCCAGATAGTAAAGTAGGCATTATCGCTGCCATTAAAGCACAAGGAGAAGCTACCACCAAAAAAGTTAACGCCCGATAAATCGTAGTTTCCCAATCCCAACCCCAAATAAACGGCGGTAAAATTGCTAATAATATTCCCGCAATCACAATTAACCGCGCATAGCCCCGTTCAAATTTTTCAATAAACTCTTGAGAAGGTGGTGCTTCTGTTTGCGCTTGTTCAACTAACTTAATTACCCGTTGAATTAAACTACTTTCCGCAGGTTTGTGTACTTGCAACTTTAACGCCCCATAACCGTTGAGACTACCTGCAAAAACTTCCTCTCCCACCGTTTTTTCTACAGGTAAAGATTCCCCCGTAATCGCCGCTTGATTTAAAGTACTGTAACCAGATAAAATCAACCCGTCAGTAGGAATTATTTCCCCCGGTTTCACAACTATTTCATCTCCCACCCGTAACTCAGAGATAGAAACCATTTCTTCACTTCCTTGACGCAGAACCCGCGCTGTATCTGCTGTCAAACTCATCAAACTGCGGATACTGCGTTCTGTGCGACGCATAGCGTAACCTTCCAAAGCGCCACTAATAGCAAAAATGAGAATTAAAATCGCGCCATCAATAATTAGATGATATTCCCGTTTCCATAATCCCAAACTAGCAGCCCCTAGCGCCGCCACTATCATCAGCAAATCTACGTCTAGTTCTTTTTCTTTAAAAAGAGTAGTTAGCCCCTCACGAGCGCTTTCATAGCCACCAATGACATAAGCAGCCGGTAGCAGCAGCAACGCCAAACCCAACCAGTTGAGATGTAAAGCAAACCAGCCGAGAAATAGCAGGAAACCACAAAGCATTGCGGCAACTGCGTCAGCGTGTTCTGTAGTGAATTGTTGAAACCGTTGGGAATAAAGCATGAGAGTGGTATTGAGATTACTACTCTCACCCTAAACCTTGACATTAATGTTAATGTCAAGTCACACTAAAAATCTGTACGCGAACAGCAAACCCTACTTATTAGTATTAAGTCTCTTGAATATACTTTGGAATTATGAATACAGCTTGCTTAACTATCAAAGAGTTTACTGAAGCGGTAGGTGGTGGAATTACACCGCGCATGGTGAGACATTATCATCAATTAGGGTTATTACCCCAAGCTGTGCGATCGCTTAGTAATTATCGCCTATACAGCCAACAAGATGTGATCCGATTACAAAGAATTGTTACACTCAAACAGCAAGGTTTTCAACTCAACCACATTCGACACATTTTGGAAGTTGAACCAGAAGCAGAAACAAATCAGAATTTAATCGGGCGACTACAACAACAATATCAGGCAATAATACAACAAATTTCTCAATTGCGACAAACTGCCTCGGCTTTAGAAAGTTTGTTGGGGAGAGATGAACATTGTCAAATCATACAAACCGAAGTTCTATCCCAAATTAAGTTACTGGAAAGTGACACCCAAGCGGGTTTAGGTGGACTGGAACAACTTTGGAGTCAGTTAGACGCTGAAGTTCACAACCATTCAGAAGTATTCCCCGAATCCTTACAACGCTTATTACCTGATTTATCCAATCGTTCGGAAATTGAACAACATCTGATTTCCCAATTGGTTTTAGCTTGCGGTGATGTGAGTTTAGTATCTTTCTTGCGGTTGAGTCGGGAAGCCATAGCAGCCAGTCGTAAAGCCCTAAAATCTGGTTGTGAGATTATTGTCGATCTTCCCACTGTTGCCGCTGCCTTAGATCAAACTCGATTAGCTCATTTGGGATGTCTAGTCACAACTTTAATCGATAATTCTCATATTACCACTGTCACAGAAGCAGAACAAGCATTTTGGCAGCATCAACAATGGCGAGAAACATTGCTGCAACTAAATACGGGGGCTATACTGGTTGTTGGTTATGCTCCCTCAGTATTGCTGGAGATATGTACAGCCCTTAAAAACCAAAAAATTCAGCCTGCATTAGTGATAGGAATGCCGATTGGCTTTAGTCATGCACCCGCAGCCAAGCGACAACTTATGGAACAAAACATCCCTTTTATCACTATTGAAGGAAATTTAGGTGGTGGATTATTAGCTACTACTGTTCTGAATGCCTTGGTAGAGTCGCTGATTGATAAACCCGATTGTCATTGTTACCTCAAGGAAACTCTCGTATAAATTATAGCCAAGAAGCTTTTTGTTTTTACCAGATCAACAAAACGTAGTATGAATTAACTTTGAGTAAATTCGGTGACTAGGGATAAACATAACTAAAGATGTATAATTAGCGCGTCTCCTCTATACAAAAACATCTTGGGAAGTAGCCCGCTTTACTATATTCTTATACCTGGATAAGGGGCATATGTCGCAACAAGAAAAAAAACAGAGTGTAATTGTTAGTTTGGCTTTATCACTAGCCTTAGCTACCATTCCCTGGGCAGTAAACTTCTTAATTTCCAAACCTGTATTGGCAGAATCTACAAATGATGTGGCCGCTTTCTCACTGCCGCAAACAGTGGAGAATGGAACTACAGTGCGGATTGATGGTTCCAACACCTTGTTGATGATTAACCAAAACCTCAAAGATGACTTTGAAAAAAAGTTCTCTGGAACAAAAGTAGAAGTGAGTGTTAATGGAACTGATGCTGCACTACAAGCTTTGCTAGATGGCAAAATAGACATAGCAGCGATCGCTCGTAAATTAACACCAGCAGAACAAGCCCAAGGTTTAGAACAAGTCAATTTACACCGAGAAAAGATTGCCATTGTAGTTGGTGCAAACAATCCTTTTAAAGGTGGTTTAACTAGTGAACAATTCGCCAAGATTTTTCGGGGAGAAATCACAGACTGGTCAGAACTAGGAGGATCTGCTGGTAAAATTCGGTTTATCGATCATCCAGCAACTAGCGATACTCGGAATTCTTTTCGCAACTACCCAGCCTTTAAATCTCAGGAATTTGCCACAGGTGCTAATGCCATTCAAGTAACTGATGATAATATTGCCCAAATTATCAAAGGATTAGGCACAGACGGCATCAGCTATGTTATGGATAATCAGGTATCAGTGTTGCCTGATGTGCGAAAACTAAAAGTACAGGAAATCTCCCCAGACAATCCTAAATATCCCTTTTCCCAGTCTTTAGTTTACGTTTATAAGCAAAATCCCAGCCCTGGAGTGGCTAGTTTTCTCGGTTTTACAACTGCAACCCCCGGAAAAAAAGCGATAGAAGCAGCTAGAAATTCTGAAGCATCTGCGATCGCCGCCCGTGCATTACAAAGCTTTAGTACAGAAACTACCACAAGTTCTACACCAGCTGCTACACCCATAGCTACTGCTTCATCCAATGAGAATCCATCAGAGACTTCATCTACCAACCTTAAGTCAGGTAACGAGCAGCAGTTAGTCACTCCTTGGGACAATAATCCTATTGGACAAAGGAATATAGTACTTTGGATAGCTTTATCTTTGTTACCAATTGTTGGCTTAGGTGGTTTTTTAACTTGGTGGGTACGGGGAAAACAACAATCAATCAGTGAAAACACAACTGGCTTGGAAGTTGATACTTCTCAGGAATCGGTTTTAGAAACAACACCTGATGAATTTAGCTTTCTTCCCTCTGCTAACGACACTAATCTTACTAACGGAACATCTCACCACAATCAAAATACGACATCAACCGTATCTAATACAGAAGAAGATTTCATTTTCGCTGATACTGACAACTTAGGATCTGGTGTAACAGCCATAGCTGTTAAAGAAAAAAACACCGCAGTAGAAAATAAAAATCAGGTAGAAATTTATAATCAGACAATTGCTCTTGATTGTGGTGAAGTTGTCTGGGACACAGAAGCACCAGTAGCTGTTGTTAAGACTCCCTATCCTCAAGTTCCAAATATTTTAGAACCGCCATTCGATGTAGAACTGCCAATAGAGGATCTCACCAGTTCTCTCTTAGAATTGCTAGATGAGACAGTAGAAAACTCTAATCAACATTCCACAACTTCGCTTTCAGAATTACTAGATGAGACAGTAGAAAACTCCAATCAACACTCTACAACTCTGCTTTCAGAATTACTAGATGAGACAGTAGAAAACTCCAATCAACACTCTACAACTCTGCTTTCAGAATTACTAGATGAGACAGTAGAAAACTCCAATCAACACTCTACAACTCTGCTTTCAGAATTACTAGATGAGACAGTAGAAAACTCCAATCAACACTCTACAACTTCGCTTTCAGAATTACTAAATGCGGCAGCAGAGGACACTAATCCATATTCTACAACTTCGCTATTAGAAGTACTTGGTGTGTTAGCAAACTCAGCTAATGATGAGTCTAATACTTCACTGTTAGATTTGCTTGGTGTTCTCACAACATCTACAGATGGAGAGTCCAACACTTCACTATTAAAATTACTGACTGTACCCACATCAACATCTCCTCAAGATTCCACAGCTTCGCTTTCAGAATTATTGGGTTTGTCACCAGAATCATTAGATGTAGAACTACCAATAGCGGAGATAAAACATTCACTACCTGACTTATCAAATGAATTAGAAGAGTTATTCAATACCTCAGATGAAGAAACTGAAGTTAAGGCTAACTTGACAGAAGAAATTACCAATTTGTCAGATGTGATCGGTGATGGTAGTATTATCTTCACACCCCGCACTCCCAAATGGGCTTATGTTTCTTGGTATGTTTCTGAGTTTCAGAAACAAGCACTGCAGAATAAAGGCGGCCATTTCTTAGCAGTGCGACTATATGATGTCACTGATATTGACCTCAGTTACCAAATTCCCCAGTTAGTTCAACAGTATGAATGTGACGAAGCAACACATGATCGTTATGTGGCTATTCCCCAAGGAAATCGTGACTACATGACTGAAATAGGTTATGTTACTTATGCTGATACCTGGTTATGTATAGCTCGTTCTGGTATTGTTCGTGTATTCAGTCGTTCTAGTGCAGATTTTTGGCTGGTTACGGATACTGAGCTAGTTATTCAAGGAGCAACAGAACCTGGTGCAACTATTACCATCAATGGTAAAAGCCTTAGACTCCAATCTGATGGCACTTTCCATTTTCGTGTTCCCTTTTCAGATAACTTACTCAACTATCTGATCACAGCAACCTCTGCTAACGGAGGACAAAGTCAAACTATCTCTAAGAAGTTCTCTCAGGAAATTTCAGAGAGTTAGGATTTAGAAACTAGGAGTGACTGAATAATTACTAATCCGTAATTCGTAATTCTTAATAATGCCTCCAGCTGGCTACTACCAACGTAATTAAAGATTACAAGCCCCTGGCTTTAAATATGGGCTGATAATTACGAATTACTTTGACTCTTTTCTGCATTAATCACTCCTACTCCTGGGAATTTTTAACTCATCCTCATACTCAAATCCAACCACCTCGATTGGGTAATTGGCGCACTACTAGAAATATAGTCAATCCCAGTTTCTGCTACACCGTGAATAGTCGCCAAAGTAACATTTCCCGAAGCTTCAATCTTGACATCACTATCCTGCTTACGAATCAACTGCACTGCCTCACGCATCATTTCCAAAGGCATATTATCCAACATGATAATATTAGCTTTATGCTGTAACGCTTCTTCTACCTGTGCCAAACTTTCTGTTTCCACCTCAATTGTTAGAGGATAAGGAATCTGGGAACGAACACGGGTTATAGCTTGTCCAATTCCACCAGCAGCTACAATGTGATTATCCTTAATCATTACCGCATCATCTAAACCCATCCGGTGATTAATCGCACCACCTATAGCCGTAGCGTACTTTTCTAGGATTCTTAATCCCGGTGTGGTTTTGCGTGTATCCACCAACTGAGTAGGTAAATCTGCTATTTTCTCTACATATATATTAGTCAAAGTTGCAATGCCACTTAACCGCATCGCTAAGTTCAGCGCCACCCGTTCCCCCATCAACAGAGCATCCAAGGAACCGTTAATTTCTGCCACCACCTGTCCCGGTTCACACTTTGCACCTTCATTTGTTATGGAGACAAAGTTAACTTTCTCATTCAAAAGCTGAAACACCCTCGCTGCAACTGGTAAACCAGCAATTATCCCTGGCGCTTTCGCTACCCATTTAGCTTGTCCGGGTGTTGCACTGTGCGATAAAAGAGATTGAGTAGTGCGATCGCCTCTACCAATATCTTCCAACAACCAACTTTGCAACAATTTATCTAGCACCAAAAAAGGTGGTAGTACAGCCACGACGTGTTTCTCCATATTCTATAGATATCTATCGTCAAAAATTGAATATGCTTTATCCAAAAATACCCGTATAGACCTTTTACATAACCCCTATGAATTTTTGTTCACTCCTATATCCAATACTTTATCTGAGGAATTGCAAAGTAATTCTATCTGCAATTACTGCCAAATTATTATGAATAAATCCAAATTGCTTGAATTATAGGGAAGAGTTATGACCCGGATCATAAAAATTGGCATCCCAGTCTATAAGTCCAGCACAATTTCTTCTCTGTAGGAAGTTTATATCGTAAAAAGCTTACCCCGTAAAGCTTTGAAGGGAATTTAAAAAAGAGCGAAGAAAAAAGTTTGTCAAAGTAGTTGACAAGAAGAAAGAGGTTAGATATATTGAATAAGTGCCGGAGAGAGAAGCCGAACGAAAGCGACGCTCGAAGGAGACCGAACCTTGAAAATATTATAGTTTGAAAGACAGTATAAAACAAGTACTCTGCGTCAGTAAAGAAAATAACCTGACCGAGGTTGAAAAAGACGGTCAAAAGAGCTAAAGAAAACGAACCAAAACGGAGAGTTTGATCCTGGCTCAGGATGAACGCTGGCGGTATGCTTAACACATGCAAGTCGAACGGAATCCTTAGGGATTTAGTGGCGGACGGGTGAGTAACGCGTGAGAATCTGGCTTCAGGTCTGGGACAACCACTGGAAACGGTGGCTAATACCGGATGTGCCGAGAGGTAAAAGGCTTGCTGCCTGAAGATGAGCTTGCGTCTGATTAGCTAGTTGGTAGTGTAATGGACTACCAAGGCGACGATCAGTAGCTGGTCTGAGAGGATGATCAGCCACACTGGGACTGAGACACGGCCCAGACTCCTACGGGAGGCAGCAGTGGGGAATTTTCCGCAATGGGCGAAAGCCTGACGGAGCAATACCGCGTGAGGGAGGAAGGCTCTTGGGTTGTAAACCTCTTTTCTCAGGGAAGANNNNNNNNNNNNNNNNNNNNNNNNNNNNNNNNNNNNNNNNNNNNNNNNNNNNNNNNNNNNNNNNNNNNNNNNNNNNNNNNNNNNNNNNNNNNNNNNNNNNCAAGATGAGTGCTCTCACTACATAAGTAGGTAAGGTCACGGGCAGAACACCCGTTCTTAGGCGGTAGGTGGAAGTGCAGTAATGTATGCAGCCGAGCCGTGCTAATAGACCGAGGGCTTGACCTCTATATATCATTGGTAAATATCTCGTTACTTGCAGTCTTCAGGGTTTTGTGACCCTACAGTTTTTCCTGGTGTTTATTGCGCGGTGGAACCACACTGATCCCTTCCCGAACTCAGAGGTGAAACGCTGCTGCGGCGACGATAGTCTGGGGGTTGCCCCACGCCAAAATAGCTCGATGCCAGGTCTTTTATTTCCATAACATCATTATCCTCCCTTCTCATGAACGGAGGATTTTGCTTTTTTCCTACCCTAAGCTTGCACACACCAACAAAAAGCGGATAAAGTAGTACAAGGGAACTAACTTCGATGATATGAGTATCCGGTTTAATTCCTGATAGCTTGCGTGGCGTAGGCATATTCATTTCTTTAGGAAGGGAAGAGGGAAGAAGATTAGTAGTGAGTTTTGTAAGCACAGATAATACCAACAGAAATCAAATATGAGTCCTATAAAGACTTTTTACCCGGTGGGTGGATCGTGGATTTAATAAGCTACTATTTTGCTAAGGTTTTTATCAAAATACTGTAAATTATCTTCTTCTGCGATCCTTTGG contains the following coding sequences:
- the murD gene encoding UDP-N-acetylmuramoyl-L-alanine--D-glutamate ligase yields the protein MPEACIIGLGKSGVAAARLLKQEGWEVEISDTNTSPTLLKQQQELAAEKITVNLGHSPNLDTNHLPELIVVSPGVPWDIPILAKARSLGIETIGEMELAWRHLQNIPWVGITGTNGKTTTTALTAAIFQAAGFNAPACGNIGYAACEVALTQMGIEGDEENTIQNPKSKIQNRLDWIIGELSSYQIESSVTLSPRIGIWTTFTPDHLARHKTLENYYNIKAKLLNNSQLKIFNGDDAYLSKIGLNQQWQDAYWTTVKGKNFLIGEKGFYIEDGWVIEKLNSTSAPKQIVEVSALRMVGEHNQQNLLMSVAAARLANIDIEAISHAIREFPGVPHRLEHICTWEGIDFINDSKATNYDAAEVGLASVKSPAILIAGGEAKPGDDTGWLATIQTKAAAVLLIGNAAPAFAQRLQELGYHNYEIVETMANAVSKSAALAKQHQASVVLLSPACASFDQYPNFEVRGDDFRQLCLKITI
- the glyS gene encoding glycine--tRNA ligase subunit beta, with amino-acid sequence MPAFLLEVGTEELPASFLRNAIIQWRSRIPQSLEANSLTPEAVEVYGTPRRLAVLITGLPSQQPDKEEEIKGPPAQAAFKDGKPTPAAIGFAKKQGVEITALEIRPTEKGDFVFVQKKTVGRPVAEILTELVPQWVWNLEGKRLMRWGSGDERFSRPIRWLVALLDGDVLPLELKNGEKTVKSDSISQAHRVLHPEPVSISHATEYVNTLRSAFVTVIPEEREKVITEKVQAAAQTAGGHTVLYPDLLAEIINLVEYPSAVIGKFEPEFLQLPTEVITEVMVTHQRYFPIFKNDDNNELLPNFITISNGDPAKSDIIAVGNERVIRARLADGRFFYEADLAKPLESYLPQLEKVTFQEELGSVRAKVDRIVNIAGQISNQLQLDAPTSENIHKAALLCKADLVTQMVYEFPELQGIMGEKYALASGENSEVAKAIFEHYLPTGAGDILPATITGQVVSLADKLDTLVSIFGLGLIPTGSSDPFALRRAANSIVKITWFANLQINLVVLIEQIATNFATTFNKDAKSLISNLQEFFLQRIRTLLQEERQIDYDLVNAVLGENDPEYTERALQDLLDVRDRSLYLQQIRKDGTLDKIYETVNRSTRLAAQGDLDFQQLEPQSLVKPELFQKSSESAFYNALVELVPQTQAAQKTRNYQLLIAALEKIAPTVSTFFDGEDSVLVMDSDSNIKRNRLNLLGLLRNHARVLADFGAIVKNL
- a CDS encoding heavy metal translocating P-type ATPase → MLYSQRFQQFTTEHADAVAAMLCGFLLFLGWFALHLNWLGLALLLLPAAYVIGGYESAREGLTTLFKEKELDVDLLMIVAALGAASLGLWKREYHLIIDGAILILIFAISGALEGYAMRRTERSIRSLMSLTADTARVLRQGSEEMVSISELRVGDEIVVKPGEIIPTDGLILSGYSTLNQAAITGESLPVEKTVGEEVFAGSLNGYGALKLQVHKPAESSLIQRVIKLVEQAQTEAPPSQEFIEKFERGYARLIVIAGILLAILPPFIWGWDWETTIYRALTFLVVASPCALMAAIMPTLLSGIANGARRGILFKNGSQLEMIGKVRAIAFDKTGTLTTGLVKVSQVIASEEFTHNDVLTAAASVESASEHPIAKAIIQAAAELKCQRAIEAQAIPGQGIIGIVDEQKIIVGNRAFIHKYVTNLPAALQQTAQGWEDEGKTVVWVAQENSQSGITNCLGIIAIADEVREEATATIHQLRKLGIEEIVMLTGDNHRTAQTVAKLVGIDRVYAELLPEDKLDVIRSLQKHYQTVAMVGDGINDAPALAQASVGIAMGVAGSDVALETADIVLMADNLEKIAVAMKLGKRSQSIIKQNITVALGFIVLLLIGNFFGNINLPMGVIGHEGSTVLVTLSGLRLLKR
- a CDS encoding precorrin-8X methylmutase, with the translated sequence MNTACLTIKEFTEAVGGGITPRMVRHYHQLGLLPQAVRSLSNYRLYSQQDVIRLQRIVTLKQQGFQLNHIRHILEVEPEAETNQNLIGRLQQQYQAIIQQISQLRQTASALESLLGRDEHCQIIQTEVLSQIKLLESDTQAGLGGLEQLWSQLDAEVHNHSEVFPESLQRLLPDLSNRSEIEQHLISQLVLACGDVSLVSFLRLSREAIAASRKALKSGCEIIVDLPTVAAALDQTRLAHLGCLVTTLIDNSHITTVTEAEQAFWQHQQWRETLLQLNTGAILVVGYAPSVLLEICTALKNQKIQPALVIGMPIGFSHAPAAKRQLMEQNIPFITIEGNLGGGLLATTVLNALVESLIDKPDCHCYLKETLV